From Aquabacter sp. L1I39, the proteins below share one genomic window:
- a CDS encoding ArsR/SmtB family transcription factor — MSLGRSPARPAPLSYTALLEGLKAAGEDTRLRLLAVLDAAELTVTDLTEVMGQSQPRISRHLKLLAEAGLVERHREASWVFYRRAGSGPGGQVAARLLDLLDPADPIAARDRARLAEVRAQRAAQAQAYFAEHADRWDAIRSLHVPEAQVEAAILEALGPEPIGDLLDLGTGTGRMLEIFSPRIGRGLGIDLSPDMLGVARVNLEKAGIRNCSVRQGDIYAPPASGTGFDAIIVHQVLHFLDEPARALREAARLLKPGGRLLVVDFAPHDLEFLREAHAHRRLGFPAEAVAGWMAQAGLVPDLHRTLEPSGGGADALTVSLWLGRAVPDMLAQEKAAQEKASQRKTSQDKKEIA, encoded by the coding sequence ATGTCTTTAGGCCGGTCCCCAGCGCGCCCCGCGCCGCTCTCCTACACCGCCTTGCTGGAAGGCCTCAAGGCCGCCGGCGAGGACACGCGCCTGCGCCTTCTCGCCGTGCTCGATGCGGCGGAGCTGACGGTGACGGACCTGACCGAGGTCATGGGCCAGTCCCAGCCGCGCATTTCGCGCCATCTCAAGCTGCTGGCGGAGGCCGGGCTGGTGGAACGGCACCGGGAGGCCAGCTGGGTCTTCTATCGCCGCGCCGGCTCTGGCCCCGGCGGGCAAGTGGCGGCCCGGCTGCTGGATCTGCTCGACCCTGCCGATCCTATTGCCGCCCGCGACCGGGCGCGGCTTGCTGAGGTGCGTGCCCAGCGCGCCGCCCAGGCCCAAGCCTATTTCGCCGAACATGCCGACCGCTGGGACGCCATCCGCTCCCTCCACGTGCCGGAGGCCCAGGTGGAGGCCGCCATCCTGGAGGCGCTCGGCCCCGAGCCCATTGGCGACCTCTTGGATCTCGGCACCGGCACCGGCCGCATGCTGGAAATCTTCTCTCCCCGCATCGGCCGCGGGCTGGGCATCGATCTGTCCCCGGACATGCTGGGCGTTGCCCGAGTGAATCTGGAAAAGGCGGGCATCCGCAATTGCTCGGTGCGCCAGGGGGACATCTATGCCCCGCCGGCCTCTGGAACCGGCTTCGACGCCATCATCGTCCATCAGGTGCTGCACTTCCTGGACGAGCCGGCCCGCGCGCTGCGCGAGGCCGCGCGCCTCCTGAAACCCGGCGGGCGGCTGCTGGTGGTGGATTTCGCCCCGCACGATTTGGAATTCCTGCGCGAGGCCCACGCCCATCGCCGTCTCGGCTTTCCCGCCGAGGCGGTGGCGGGCTGGATGGCGCAGGCAGGCCTTGTTCCCGACCTCCATCGCACGCTTGAGCCCTCCGGTGGTGGCGCCGACGCGCTGACCGTCTCGCTGTGGCTCGGCCGCGCTGTTCCGGACATGCTTGCGCAAGAAAAGGCTGCGCAAGAAAAGGCGTCTCAACGCAAGACGTCGCAAGACAAGAAGGAAATCGCCTGA
- the metF gene encoding methylenetetrahydrofolate reductase [NAD(P)H]: MTTPIRASRELDRSPVSVSFEFFPPKTEEMERNLWASIARLAPLGPKFVSVTYGAGGSTRERTHATVARLVEETDLQPAAHLTCVAASRTEIDDVVRAYKKAGVRHIVALRGDPTTGVGTAYEPHPEGYAHACDLVAGIRKLGDFEVSVSAYPEKHPESPSIDADIDYLKAKVDAGATRAISQFFFENDVYFRYLDKVRAAGITIPIVPGILPVTNFKQAASFAARTGASMPAWLARRFEGLDGDAETRKLIAAAVAAEQVTDLVDRGVGEIHFYTLNRADLVYAICHLLGLRDQPVAAPQAGAPEAAPPKAAPPKALAV, from the coding sequence ATGACGACCCCCATCCGGGCCAGCCGGGAACTGGACAGGAGCCCCGTGAGCGTCTCCTTCGAGTTCTTTCCGCCCAAGACGGAGGAGATGGAGCGCAATCTGTGGGCCAGCATTGCCCGCCTTGCGCCCCTCGGGCCCAAGTTCGTCTCTGTGACCTATGGCGCCGGCGGTTCCACCCGCGAGCGCACCCATGCCACCGTGGCCCGCCTGGTTGAGGAGACCGATCTCCAGCCCGCCGCGCACCTGACCTGCGTCGCCGCCAGCCGGACGGAGATCGACGATGTGGTGCGGGCCTATAAGAAGGCCGGCGTGCGCCACATCGTGGCGCTGCGGGGCGATCCCACCACGGGGGTGGGTACCGCCTATGAGCCGCACCCGGAGGGCTATGCCCATGCCTGCGATCTGGTGGCGGGCATCCGCAAGCTCGGCGATTTCGAGGTGTCCGTCTCGGCCTATCCCGAGAAGCACCCGGAAAGCCCTTCCATCGACGCGGACATTGACTATCTCAAGGCCAAGGTGGATGCGGGCGCCACCCGTGCCATCAGCCAGTTCTTCTTCGAGAACGACGTCTATTTCCGTTATCTGGACAAGGTGCGGGCGGCCGGCATCACCATTCCCATCGTGCCCGGCATCCTGCCCGTGACCAATTTCAAGCAGGCCGCGAGCTTTGCCGCCCGCACCGGCGCTTCCATGCCCGCTTGGCTCGCCCGGCGGTTCGAGGGGCTGGACGGCGATGCCGAGACGCGCAAGCTGATTGCGGCGGCGGTGGCGGCCGAGCAGGTGACGGACCTGGTTGATCGCGGGGTGGGCGAGATCCATTTCTACACGCTGAACCGCGCCGACCTGGTCTATGCCATCTGCCACCTGCTGGGCCTGCGCGACCAGCCGGTTGCCGCGCCGCAAGCCGGCGCGCCCGAAGCCGCCCCGCCCAAAGCCGCCCCGCCCAAAGCCTTGGCGGTCTGA
- the metH gene encoding methionine synthase has product MTRETDTFAALTAAARERILVLDGAMGTMIQGLKLDEAGYRGARFASWNRDVKGNNDLLNLTQPDAVRDIHLEYFLSGADIVETNTFSSTTIAQADYAMEALAYELNVEGARLAKAAAKLAQEKDGRRRFVAGAIGPTNRTASISPDVNDPGFRAVTFDELAVAYGEQARGLLEGGSDLLLIETIFDTLNAKAAIFAIEGLFDELGYRVPVMISGTITDLSGRTLSGQTPAAFWYSLRHAQPFSIGLNCALGAKEMRAHIAEIGRVADTFVCAYPNAGLPNEFGLYDESPEAMAVLVGEFAASGLVNIVGGCCGTTPAHIQAIAEAVAPHKPREIPTLVPRLRLSGLEPFELTPEIPFVNVGERTNVTGSARFRKLITNADFPAALAVARDQVESGAQVIDINMDEGLLDSQAAMISFLNLVASEPDIAKVPVMVDSSKWDIIEAGLKRIQGKGIVNSISLKEGEANFRAQARLVRRYGAAVVVMAFDEQGQADTFERKTQICARAYAILVNELGFPPEDIIFDPNIFAVATGIEEHAPYGVFFIEATRWIRQNLPHAHISGGVSNLSFSFRGNEPVREAMHAVFLYHAIQAGMDMGIVNAGQLAVYNEIPAALREACEDVVLNRDPDATERLLALAETFKGGAGKEKREADLTWRTWPVEKRLEHALVNGITEFVEMDTEEARAAAERPLHVIEGPLMAGMNVVGDLFGAGKMFLPQVVKSARVMKQAVAYLMPFMEAEKAANGGAERSAAGRILMATVKGDVHDIGKNIVGVVLQCNNYEVIDLGVMVPTAKILDVARKEKVDVIGLSGLITPSLDEMVGVASEMEREGFDVPLLIGGATTSRVHTAVKIAPRYERGQAVYVTDASRAVGVVSNLLNPATRETYKAELKAEYVKLADAHARADAAKQRVPLARARDNALKLDFVGYQPPKPTFLGTRVFEDYDLADLVPYIDWSPFFASWELTGRYPQILDDATVGHTARALFADAQAMLTRMVEEKWVTARAVVGFWPANAEGDDIILFRDDTRKTPLATLHTLRQQLARREGRHNLALSDFVAPVASGVPDYVGGFAVTAGIGEQARTEAFKAANDDYSAILLKALSDRLAEAFAERMHQIVRKELWAYAPDEGLGNEELIAERYRGIRPAPGYPAQPDHTEKGTLFTLLDATNKIGLELTESYAMWPGAAVSGLYFSHPESAYFGVGRIEADQVADYAARKGWSVEQGERWLAPILNYDPTRRAAAE; this is encoded by the coding sequence ATGACCCGCGAGACCGACACCTTCGCCGCCCTCACCGCCGCCGCCCGCGAGCGCATCCTGGTGCTCGACGGGGCCATGGGCACCATGATCCAGGGCCTGAAGCTGGACGAGGCCGGCTATCGCGGCGCGCGCTTTGCCAGCTGGAACCGGGACGTGAAGGGCAATAACGACCTTCTCAACCTGACCCAGCCGGACGCGGTGCGGGACATCCACCTGGAATATTTCCTGTCCGGCGCCGACATCGTCGAGACCAACACCTTCTCCTCCACCACCATCGCCCAGGCCGACTATGCCATGGAGGCGCTGGCCTATGAGCTGAACGTGGAGGGTGCGCGCCTCGCCAAGGCGGCGGCGAAGCTCGCGCAGGAGAAGGACGGCCGGCGGCGCTTCGTGGCGGGCGCCATCGGCCCCACCAACCGCACCGCCTCCATCTCCCCGGACGTGAACGATCCCGGCTTCCGGGCCGTGACCTTCGACGAACTGGCGGTGGCCTATGGCGAGCAGGCGCGCGGCCTGCTGGAGGGGGGCTCTGACCTCCTCCTCATCGAGACCATCTTCGATACGCTGAACGCCAAGGCGGCCATCTTCGCCATCGAAGGCCTGTTCGACGAACTGGGTTATCGCGTGCCGGTGATGATTTCCGGCACCATCACGGACCTGTCCGGCCGCACTTTGTCCGGCCAGACGCCGGCGGCCTTCTGGTATTCGCTGCGCCATGCCCAGCCCTTCTCCATTGGCCTCAATTGCGCGCTCGGCGCCAAGGAGATGCGCGCCCATATCGCCGAGATCGGCCGGGTGGCGGATACCTTCGTGTGCGCCTATCCCAATGCGGGCCTGCCCAACGAGTTCGGCCTCTATGACGAGAGCCCGGAAGCCATGGCCGTGCTGGTGGGCGAGTTCGCCGCCTCCGGCCTCGTCAACATCGTCGGCGGCTGCTGCGGCACGACGCCGGCCCATATCCAGGCCATTGCCGAGGCGGTCGCGCCCCACAAGCCGCGCGAGATCCCGACTTTGGTGCCGCGCCTGCGCCTCTCGGGCCTGGAGCCGTTCGAGCTGACGCCGGAAATCCCGTTCGTGAACGTGGGCGAGCGCACCAACGTCACCGGCTCCGCCCGCTTCCGCAAGCTCATCACCAATGCGGATTTTCCGGCCGCACTGGCGGTCGCCCGCGACCAAGTGGAGAGCGGCGCCCAGGTGATCGACATCAACATGGACGAGGGCCTCCTGGATTCCCAGGCGGCCATGATCTCGTTCCTGAACCTGGTCGCCTCCGAGCCGGACATCGCCAAGGTGCCGGTGATGGTGGACAGCTCCAAGTGGGATATCATCGAGGCTGGCCTCAAGCGCATCCAGGGCAAGGGCATTGTCAATTCCATCTCGCTGAAGGAAGGCGAGGCGAATTTCCGCGCCCAGGCCCGCCTCGTGCGCCGCTATGGCGCCGCCGTGGTGGTGATGGCCTTCGACGAGCAGGGCCAGGCCGACACGTTCGAGCGCAAGACCCAGATCTGCGCCCGCGCCTATGCCATCCTGGTGAATGAACTGGGCTTCCCGCCCGAGGACATCATCTTCGATCCCAACATCTTCGCGGTGGCCACCGGCATCGAGGAGCACGCCCCCTATGGCGTCTTCTTCATCGAGGCCACCCGCTGGATCCGGCAGAACCTGCCCCACGCCCACATTTCCGGCGGCGTGTCCAACCTGTCCTTCTCGTTCCGCGGCAACGAGCCCGTGCGTGAGGCCATGCACGCCGTGTTCCTCTACCACGCCATCCAGGCGGGCATGGACATGGGCATCGTCAATGCCGGCCAACTGGCCGTCTATAACGAGATCCCCGCCGCGCTCCGTGAGGCGTGCGAGGACGTGGTGCTGAACCGCGACCCCGACGCCACCGAGCGCCTCCTGGCCCTGGCCGAGACGTTCAAGGGCGGCGCCGGCAAGGAGAAGCGGGAAGCTGACCTCACCTGGCGCACCTGGCCGGTGGAAAAGCGCCTGGAGCACGCCCTCGTCAACGGCATCACCGAATTCGTGGAAATGGACACGGAGGAGGCCCGCGCCGCCGCCGAGCGTCCGCTGCACGTCATCGAGGGGCCGCTGATGGCCGGCATGAACGTGGTCGGCGACCTGTTCGGCGCCGGCAAGATGTTCCTGCCCCAGGTGGTGAAGTCCGCCCGCGTCATGAAGCAGGCGGTGGCCTATCTCATGCCCTTCATGGAGGCGGAGAAGGCCGCCAATGGCGGCGCCGAGCGCTCGGCCGCCGGGCGCATCCTCATGGCCACCGTCAAGGGCGACGTGCACGACATCGGCAAGAACATCGTGGGCGTCGTGTTGCAGTGCAACAATTACGAGGTCATCGACCTCGGCGTCATGGTGCCCACCGCCAAGATCCTGGATGTGGCGCGCAAGGAAAAGGTGGACGTGATCGGTCTCTCCGGCCTCATCACGCCCTCGCTGGACGAAATGGTCGGCGTCGCCTCCGAGATGGAGCGCGAGGGCTTCGACGTGCCGCTTCTCATTGGCGGGGCGACGACGTCGCGCGTCCACACGGCGGTGAAGATCGCCCCCCGCTATGAGCGCGGCCAGGCGGTCTATGTGACCGACGCCTCCCGCGCGGTGGGCGTGGTCTCCAACCTGCTCAACCCCGCCACCCGCGAGACCTACAAGGCCGAGCTGAAGGCGGAATATGTGAAGCTGGCCGACGCCCATGCCCGCGCCGATGCCGCCAAGCAGCGCGTGCCGCTGGCGAGGGCGCGTGACAACGCGCTGAAGCTGGACTTTGTCGGCTATCAACCGCCCAAGCCCACCTTCCTCGGCACTCGCGTGTTTGAGGATTACGACCTCGCCGATCTCGTCCCCTATATCGACTGGTCGCCGTTCTTCGCCTCCTGGGAACTGACCGGGCGCTACCCGCAGATCCTGGACGACGCCACGGTGGGACACACCGCCCGCGCACTGTTCGCCGATGCCCAGGCCATGCTGACGCGCATGGTGGAGGAGAAGTGGGTCACCGCCCGCGCGGTGGTGGGCTTCTGGCCCGCCAATGCGGAAGGCGACGACATCATCCTGTTCCGGGACGATACGCGCAAAACCCCGCTCGCCACCCTTCACACCCTGCGCCAGCAACTGGCGCGGCGGGAAGGACGGCACAATCTGGCGCTCTCTGACTTTGTGGCCCCGGTGGCCAGCGGCGTGCCCGATTATGTGGGCGGCTTCGCGGTCACCGCCGGCATTGGCGAGCAGGCCCGCACGGAGGCCTTCAAGGCGGCCAATGACGATTATTCCGCAATCCTGCTCAAAGCCCTGTCCGACCGCCTCGCCGAGGCCTTCGCCGAGCGCATGCACCAGATCGTGCGCAAGGAGCTGTGGGCCTATGCTCCCGACGAGGGGCTCGGCAACGAGGAGCTGATCGCCGAGCGCTATCGCGGCATCCGCCCCGCGCCCGGCTATCCCGCCCAGCCCGACCATACGGAGAAGGGCACCCTCTTCACCTTGCTGGACGCGACGAACAAGATCGGCCTGGAACTGACCGAGAGCTATGCCATGTGGCCGGGCGCGGCGGTGTCGGGGCTCTATTTCTCCCATCCCGAGAGCGCCTATTTCGGCGTCGGGCGCATCGAGGCCGACCAGGTGGCCGACTATGCCGCGCGCAAGGGCTGGAGCGTGGAGCAGGGCGAGCGCTGGCTGGCCCCCATCCTCAATTACGACCCCACCCGCCGCGCCGCAGCGGAATGA
- a CDS encoding ATP-binding protein: MGRRPIPAQPKLDPDSRLAGLGTEQQLRILIEGVRDCALFMLDVNGRVCTWNPGAERIKGYSTAEIIGAPYAQFFTPEDVAAGEPARALATAALTGKYEKEGWRVRKNGERFFASVLLDAVHDTDGVLIGYAKVTRDITERRNAQLALEETREALFQAQKMEAVGQLTGGIAHDFNNVLAGIMGSLELLRARIAAGRIAEADRYVELALTAAERAGRLTQRLLAFGRRQPLKMQAVDVNDTLVSMQDMLARTLGEGIAVTLHLSAGLPPAWTDPNQLENAVLNLALNSRDAMPAGGRLSIATALETDRDGKPDIIALTITDSGEGMSPEVLARAFEPFFTTKPFGQGTGLGLSMIHGFAKQSGGNLTLTSSPGAGTQAILHLCVAEGGATRPAPAGANVRRGHGERLLLVEDEPQVRQLVAEILTSLGYEPITAEDGREALAHLGGGLQVRAMVTDIGLPGGMDGRQLADFVRQMRPGLPVLFITGYAADAAQRPDFIAEGMDLLVKPFTTDTLAARLQALLVGADGGR; this comes from the coding sequence ATGGGCCGCCGGCCGATCCCTGCCCAGCCCAAGCTGGACCCAGATAGCCGCCTCGCCGGTCTTGGAACCGAGCAGCAATTGCGCATCCTCATCGAGGGGGTGAGGGATTGCGCCCTGTTCATGCTCGACGTGAACGGACGGGTCTGCACCTGGAATCCAGGGGCCGAGCGCATCAAGGGCTACAGCACCGCCGAGATCATCGGCGCCCCCTACGCCCAATTCTTCACCCCGGAGGACGTGGCGGCGGGCGAACCCGCACGCGCGCTCGCCACAGCGGCCCTCACGGGCAAGTATGAGAAGGAGGGGTGGCGCGTCCGCAAGAATGGCGAGCGCTTCTTCGCCTCCGTGCTGCTGGACGCCGTGCACGACACGGACGGCGTCCTCATCGGCTATGCCAAGGTCACACGCGACATCACCGAGCGCCGCAACGCCCAGCTGGCGCTGGAAGAGACCCGCGAAGCCCTCTTCCAGGCCCAGAAGATGGAGGCGGTGGGCCAATTGACGGGCGGCATCGCCCATGACTTCAACAATGTGCTGGCCGGCATCATGGGCTCGCTGGAGCTCCTGCGGGCCCGCATCGCTGCTGGGCGCATCGCCGAGGCGGACCGCTATGTGGAGCTGGCGCTAACGGCCGCCGAGCGGGCCGGCCGCCTCACCCAGCGCCTGCTCGCCTTCGGCCGCCGCCAGCCGCTGAAGATGCAGGCGGTGGACGTGAATGACACGCTCGTCTCCATGCAGGACATGCTCGCCCGCACGCTGGGCGAAGGGATCGCGGTGACGCTTCATCTGTCGGCGGGCCTGCCACCCGCCTGGACCGATCCAAACCAGCTGGAGAATGCCGTCCTCAATCTCGCGCTCAATTCCCGTGATGCCATGCCGGCGGGCGGGCGCCTGTCCATCGCCACCGCGCTTGAGACCGATCGCGATGGCAAGCCCGACATCATCGCCCTGACCATCACCGACAGCGGCGAGGGCATGAGCCCCGAGGTGCTGGCGCGGGCCTTCGAGCCCTTCTTCACCACCAAGCCGTTCGGCCAGGGCACCGGGCTCGGACTCTCCATGATCCATGGTTTCGCCAAGCAGAGCGGCGGCAATTTGACCCTCACCTCCAGCCCCGGCGCGGGCACGCAGGCCATTCTGCATCTGTGCGTGGCGGAAGGCGGTGCGACGCGGCCGGCACCGGCCGGCGCAAATGTCCGTCGCGGCCATGGGGAGCGCCTGCTGCTGGTGGAGGACGAGCCGCAAGTGCGCCAGCTGGTGGCGGAAATCCTGACCTCGCTCGGCTATGAGCCGATTACCGCCGAGGACGGGCGCGAGGCCCTCGCCCATCTGGGGGGCGGGCTGCAGGTGCGCGCCATGGTGACGGATATCGGCCTTCCCGGCGGCATGGACGGGCGCCAACTCGCCGATTTTGTACGCCAGATGCGGCCGGGCCTGCCGGTTCTGTTCATCACCGGCTATGCGGCCGATGCCGCCCAGCGGCCGGACTTCATCGCCGAGGGCATGGACCTGCTGGTGAAGCCCTTCACCACCGACACCCTGGCGGCGCGGCTGCAAGCCCTGCTGGTCGGGGCAGACGGCGGGCGGTGA
- a CDS encoding tripartite tricarboxylate transporter permease has translation MDTFAQLLSGLSFAIAPTNLLFALIGVLLGTAVGVLPGIGPALTVALLLPVTYKLDPTGSLIMFAGIYYGGMYGGSTTAILINTPGESASMATALEGNKMAKAGRGGPALATSAIGSFVAGTIATLGLTFLAPTLVEIAVKFGPEDYFALMCVAFVTVSATFGDSPVRGLTSLFIGLALGLVGIDKLTGQARLGFGVPELLDGVEITTLAVGLFAVGEALFVASRRQHAPEEVLAVKGSLWMSLDDWRRSWKPWIRGTFLGFPIGALPAGGAEIPTFLSYAIERRLTKHPEEFGKGAIEGVAGPEAANNASAAGTLVPLLTLGLPTSATAAMMLAGFQQYGLNPGPLLFADHPQLVWGLIASLYIANVMLLVLNLPLVGLWVRLLSIPQPWLYAGILVFATMGTIAAKPSVVELSMLTAFGILGYLMRRFDYPIAPVVVGLILGPVAEAQLRRALSISLGDPMVLVESPISATLLAIAALALVAPFFLKGLDRFKAQED, from the coding sequence ATGGATACCTTCGCGCAGCTTCTCAGCGGCCTCAGCTTCGCCATCGCGCCCACCAACCTGCTGTTCGCGCTCATCGGCGTGCTGCTCGGCACCGCGGTGGGCGTGCTGCCGGGCATCGGGCCGGCGCTCACCGTCGCCCTGCTCTTGCCGGTGACCTACAAGCTCGACCCCACCGGGTCCCTCATCATGTTCGCCGGCATCTATTATGGCGGCATGTATGGCGGCTCCACCACCGCCATCCTCATCAACACCCCCGGCGAGAGCGCCTCCATGGCGACCGCCCTGGAGGGCAACAAGATGGCCAAGGCCGGCCGGGGCGGGCCGGCGCTGGCCACTTCCGCCATCGGCTCGTTCGTGGCCGGCACCATCGCCACGCTGGGCCTGACGTTTCTTGCGCCCACTTTGGTGGAGATCGCGGTCAAGTTCGGGCCGGAGGATTATTTCGCGCTCATGTGCGTGGCCTTCGTCACGGTGTCCGCCACCTTCGGCGATTCCCCCGTGCGCGGGCTGACCAGCCTGTTCATCGGGCTGGCGCTCGGCCTTGTGGGCATCGACAAGCTCACCGGGCAGGCGCGGCTCGGCTTCGGCGTGCCCGAACTGCTGGACGGGGTGGAGATCACCACCCTGGCGGTGGGCCTGTTCGCCGTGGGCGAGGCGCTGTTCGTCGCCTCCCGCCGCCAGCACGCCCCCGAGGAAGTGCTGGCGGTGAAGGGCTCGCTCTGGATGAGCCTCGACGACTGGCGCCGGTCGTGGAAGCCGTGGATCCGCGGCACCTTCCTGGGCTTTCCCATCGGCGCCCTGCCGGCGGGCGGCGCCGAGATCCCCACCTTCCTGTCCTATGCCATCGAGCGGCGCCTCACCAAGCACCCGGAAGAGTTCGGCAAGGGCGCCATCGAGGGCGTGGCCGGGCCGGAAGCCGCAAACAATGCCTCCGCCGCGGGCACCTTGGTGCCACTGCTGACGCTCGGCCTGCCCACCTCCGCCACCGCCGCCATGATGCTGGCCGGCTTCCAGCAATATGGCCTCAATCCCGGCCCGCTGCTGTTCGCCGATCATCCCCAACTGGTGTGGGGCCTCATCGCCTCGCTCTATATCGCCAATGTGATGCTGCTGGTGCTCAACCTGCCGCTGGTGGGGCTGTGGGTGCGCCTGCTCTCCATTCCCCAGCCCTGGCTTTATGCGGGCATCCTGGTGTTCGCCACCATGGGCACCATCGCCGCCAAGCCCTCAGTGGTGGAACTGAGCATGCTCACCGCCTTCGGCATCCTGGGCTACCTCATGCGCCGGTTCGATTATCCCATCGCCCCGGTGGTGGTGGGGCTGATTCTGGGTCCCGTAGCGGAAGCTCAGCTGCGCCGGGCGCTCTCCATCAGCCTTGGAGATCCCATGGTGCTGGTGGAAAGCCCCATCTCGGCCACCTTGCTGGCCATCGCCGCACTGGCCCTTGTGGCGCCTTTCTTTCTCAAGGGTCTCGACCGCTTCAAGGCACAGGAGGATTGA
- a CDS encoding tripartite tricarboxylate transporter TctB family protein: protein MNSKVKGPDKAGIVIAAALAGIAGVIWWDATKLSALSPYGLGPDAAPKVVAAGLALLAVANFINAWRGTMPHREPGDLGAILWIVGGLAALIALVAFGGGFIIATAVLFAATARAFGRRALAADFGIGLALGVVAYLLFAKLLSLTLPTGPLERLI from the coding sequence ATGAACAGCAAGGTGAAGGGGCCGGACAAGGCCGGCATCGTGATTGCCGCCGCGCTGGCCGGCATTGCGGGCGTGATCTGGTGGGATGCCACCAAATTGAGCGCGCTGTCCCCCTATGGCCTGGGGCCGGATGCCGCGCCCAAGGTGGTGGCGGCGGGGCTCGCGCTCCTGGCGGTGGCCAATTTCATCAATGCCTGGCGGGGCACCATGCCCCACCGGGAGCCCGGCGACCTCGGCGCCATCCTGTGGATCGTCGGCGGGCTCGCCGCGCTTATCGCCCTCGTCGCCTTCGGAGGCGGCTTCATCATTGCCACAGCGGTGCTGTTCGCCGCCACCGCCCGTGCCTTCGGCCGGCGCGCGCTGGCGGCTGATTTCGGCATCGGGCTGGCGTTGGGCGTGGTCGCCTACCTGCTCTTTGCCAAGCTCTTGTCCCTGACCTTGCCCACCGGGCCGCTCGAACGGCTGATCTGA
- a CDS encoding Bug family tripartite tricarboxylate transporter substrate binding protein, with product MSSHRLARPSRRLVAGLGLALLAAPLGMAPAAAQMAELKIMAPASPGGGWDQTARSMQQVLVSSGIVRSVQVTNVTGAGGTIGLAQFITGAKGDPNQLMVMGFVMVGAILTNKAPVNLDQVTPIARLTEETEAIAVPAASPIKTIQELAAAIKDNPAKVTWAGGSAGGVDHIAAALFAQAAGADPAKINYIPFSGGGEALAAVLGGKVTAGISGYGEFESQVKAGKLRVLAVTAAERLPGVDAPTLTEAGIALKITNWRGVVAPPGITKEQRDTLVATVEKMAKSPAWIEVLKQKGWDDALVTGDAFAALLKQETARTADVLKTVGLVKP from the coding sequence ATGTCGTCTCATCGCCTCGCCCGCCCCTCGCGCCGGCTGGTGGCTGGCCTCGGCCTCGCGCTGCTGGCTGCGCCCCTGGGCATGGCGCCCGCCGCCGCGCAGATGGCCGAGTTGAAGATCATGGCCCCCGCCTCCCCCGGCGGCGGATGGGACCAGACCGCGCGCTCCATGCAGCAGGTGCTGGTGTCCTCCGGCATCGTGCGTTCCGTGCAGGTGACCAATGTCACCGGCGCCGGCGGCACCATCGGGCTGGCCCAGTTCATCACCGGGGCCAAGGGCGATCCGAACCAGCTCATGGTCATGGGCTTCGTGATGGTGGGCGCCATCCTCACCAACAAGGCGCCGGTGAACCTCGACCAGGTCACCCCCATCGCCCGCCTGACGGAAGAGACCGAGGCCATTGCGGTGCCGGCCGCTTCTCCCATCAAGACCATCCAGGAACTGGCGGCCGCCATCAAGGACAACCCGGCCAAGGTCACCTGGGCCGGCGGCTCGGCGGGCGGCGTCGACCATATCGCGGCTGCCCTCTTCGCTCAGGCGGCAGGGGCCGACCCGGCCAAGATCAACTACATCCCCTTCTCCGGCGGCGGCGAGGCTTTGGCCGCGGTGCTCGGCGGCAAGGTGACGGCTGGCATTTCCGGCTATGGCGAGTTCGAGAGCCAGGTGAAGGCGGGCAAGCTGCGCGTGCTCGCCGTGACCGCCGCCGAGCGCCTGCCAGGCGTGGACGCGCCGACCCTCACCGAAGCGGGAATCGCGCTGAAGATCACCAATTGGCGCGGCGTCGTCGCCCCTCCCGGCATCACGAAGGAGCAGCGCGACACCCTGGTGGCCACGGTGGAGAAGATGGCCAAGTCCCCCGCCTGGATCGAAGTCCTGAAGCAGAAGGGCTGGGACGACGCCCTGGTGACGGGCGATGCCTTCGCCGCGCTCCTGAAGCAGGAGACGGCGCGCACCGCCGATGTGCTCAAGACGGTGGGGCTGGTGAAGCCCTGA